A single window of Papio anubis isolate 15944 chromosome 8, Panubis1.0, whole genome shotgun sequence DNA harbors:
- the MAPK15 gene encoding mitogen-activated protein kinase 15 isoform X1, which yields MGWAQSEGQSLLYPCACVSMWACVCVRGRVGGVPGCHGEGRKSLPGSAESKCVAPVQGCVCHWIGDGERQAYGIVWKAVDRRTGEVVAIKKIFDAFRDKTDAQDRSFLLAPPTHTPVFLSLQRTFREIMLLQEFGDHPNIISLLDVIRAENDRDIYLVFEFMDTDLNAVIRKGGLLQDVHVRSIFYQLLQATRFLHSGHVVHRDQKPSNVLLDANCTVKLCDFGLARSLGDLPEGPEDQALTEYVATRWYRAPEVLLSSHRYTLGVDMWSLGCILGEMLRGRPLFPGTSTLHQLELILETIPPPSKEDLLALGSGCRASVLHRLGSRPRQTLDALLPPDTSPEALDLLRRLLVFTPDKRLSATQALQHPYVQRFHCPSDEWARKVHVQLRALEGVQLSAPEYRSRVYQMILECKGSNGTSREKGLEGVSPSQAHLHKPRADPQLPSGTPVQGPRPRPQSSPSHDPPEHEFPRAAKSTPRQNSAPTLQPALLGSGERPPGAKEEPPLTFLLEKPGRRGAAPSLTSQAAAQVTNQALIRGDWNRGGGVRVASTQQVPPRCPPEARPGRRMFSTSALQGAQGAARALLGGYSQAYGTVCHSALGHLPLLERHRV from the exons ATGGGGTGGGCGCAGAGCGAAGGCCAGAGCCTTCTGTATCCGTGTGCGTGTGTGAGCATgtgggcctgtgtgtgtgtgcgtgggcGGGTGGGGGGTGTTCCAGGGTgccatggggaggggaggaagagccTTCCAGGCAGTGCAGAGAGCAAGTGCGTAGCCCCAGTGCAGGGTTGTGTGTGCCACTGGATAGGAGACGGAGAGAGACAG GCCTACGGCATTGTGTGGAAGGCAGTGGACCGAAGGACTGGTGAGGTCGTGGCCATCAAGAAAATCTTTGATGCTTTTAGGGATAAGACAGATGCCCAG GACAGGAGCTTCCTTCTTGCTCCGCCCACCCACACACCTGTGTTTCTGTCTCTTCAGAGAACATTCCGGGAAATCATGCTCCTCCAG GAGTTTGGGGACCATCCCAATATCATCAGCCTCCTTGATGTGATCCGGGCAGAGAACGATAGGGACATTTACCTGGTGTTTGAGTTTATGG ACACTGACCTCAACGCAGTCATCCGGAAGGGCGGGCTGCTGCAGGACGTCCACGTGCGCTCCATCTTCTACCAGCTTCTGCAGGCCACCCGGTTCCTCCACTCGGGGCACGTTGTGCACCGGGACCAGAAG CCGTCCAATGTGCTCCTGGATGCCAACTGCACAGtgaagctgtgtgactttggtctGGCCCGCTCCCTGGGCGACCTCCCTGAGGGGCCTGAAGACCAGGCCTTGACAGAGTACGTGGCCACACGCTGGTACCGAGCTCCGGAGGTGCTGCTGTCTTCACACCG GTACACCCTTGGGGTGGACATGTGGAGTCTGGGCTGTATCCTGGGGGAGATGCTGCGGGGGAGGCCCCTGTTTCCGGGCACGTCCACCCTCCACCAGCTGGAGCTGATCCTGGAGACCATCCCACCGCCATCCAAGGAGG ACCTCCTGGCTCTTGGCTCAGGCTGCCGTGCCTCTGTGCTGCACCGCCTGGGGTCCCG GCCACGACAGACGCTGGACGCCCTCCTACCGCCAGACACTTCCCCAGAGGCCTTGGACCTCCTTAGGCGACTCCTGGTGTTCACCCCAGACAAGCGGTTAAGCGCCACCCAGGCACTGCAGCACCCCTACGTGCAGAG GTTCCACTGCCCCAGTGATGAGTGGGCACGAAAGGTACATGTGCAGCTCCGGGCACTCGAAGGGGTCCAGCTCTCTGCGCCTGAGTACCGCAGCCGCGTCTATCAG ATGATCCTGGAGTGCAAAGGCAGCAACGGCACCTCAAGAGAGAAGGGCCTGGAGGGTGTCTCCCCGTCCCAGGCACACCTGCACAAACCCAGAGCTGACCCGCAGCTGCCTTCTGGGACACCTGTGCAGGGCCCCAGACCCAGGCCTCAGAGTAGCCCAAGCCACGACCCCCCCGAGCACG AGTTCCCCCGTGCAGCCAAGAGCACTCCCAGGCAGAACTCCGCTCCCACGCTCCAACCTGCACTCCTAGGGAGTGGGGAAAGGCCCCCCGGGGCGAAGGAAGAGCCCCCCTTGACATTCTTGCTG GAGAAGCCAGGCCGGAGGGGAGCTGCGCCTTCCCTGACCTCACAGGCTGCAGCTCAGGTGACCAACCAGGCTCTGATCCGGGGTGACTGGAACCGGGGTGGTGGGGTGAGGGTGGCCAGCACACAACAG GTCCCTCCCCGGTGTCCTCCGGAGGCCCGGCCCGGCCGGAGGATGTTCAGCACCTCTGCCTTGCAGGGTGCCCAGGGGGCCGCCAGGGCTCTGCTTGGAGGCTACTCCCAAGCCTATGGGACTGTCTGCCACTCGGCACTGGGCCACCTGCCCCTGCTGGAGAGGCACCGTGTATGA
- the MAPK15 gene encoding mitogen-activated protein kinase 15 isoform X4, with amino-acid sequence MGWAQSEGQSLLYPCACVSMWACVCVRGRVGGVPGCHGEGRKSLPGSAESKCVAPVQGCVCHWIGDGERQAYGIVWKAVDRRTGEVVAIKKIFDAFRDKTDAQDRSFLLAPPTHTPVFLSLQRTFREIMLLQEFGDHPNIISLLDVIRAENDRDIYLVFEFMDTDLNAVIRKGGLLQDVHVRSIFYQLLQATRFLHSGHVVHRDQKPSNVLLDANCTVKLCDFGLARSLGDLPEGPEDQALTEYVATRWYRAPEVLLSSHRYTLGVDMWSLGCILGEMLRGRPLFPGTSTLHQLELILETIPPPSKEDLLALGSGCRASVLHRLGSRPRQTLDALLPPDTSPEALDLLRRLLVFTPDKRLSATQALQHPYVQRFHCPSDEWARKVHVQLRALEGVQLSAPEYRSRVYQMILECKGSNGTSREKGLEGVSPSQAHLHKPRADPQLPSGTPVQGPRPRPQSSPSHDPPEHEFPRAAKSTPRQNSAPTLQPALLGSGERPPGAKEEPPLTFLLEKPGRRGAAPSLTSQAAAQVPPRCPPEARPGRRMFSTSALQGAQGAARALLGGYSQAYGTVCHSALGHLPLLERHRV; translated from the exons ATGGGGTGGGCGCAGAGCGAAGGCCAGAGCCTTCTGTATCCGTGTGCGTGTGTGAGCATgtgggcctgtgtgtgtgtgcgtgggcGGGTGGGGGGTGTTCCAGGGTgccatggggaggggaggaagagccTTCCAGGCAGTGCAGAGAGCAAGTGCGTAGCCCCAGTGCAGGGTTGTGTGTGCCACTGGATAGGAGACGGAGAGAGACAG GCCTACGGCATTGTGTGGAAGGCAGTGGACCGAAGGACTGGTGAGGTCGTGGCCATCAAGAAAATCTTTGATGCTTTTAGGGATAAGACAGATGCCCAG GACAGGAGCTTCCTTCTTGCTCCGCCCACCCACACACCTGTGTTTCTGTCTCTTCAGAGAACATTCCGGGAAATCATGCTCCTCCAG GAGTTTGGGGACCATCCCAATATCATCAGCCTCCTTGATGTGATCCGGGCAGAGAACGATAGGGACATTTACCTGGTGTTTGAGTTTATGG ACACTGACCTCAACGCAGTCATCCGGAAGGGCGGGCTGCTGCAGGACGTCCACGTGCGCTCCATCTTCTACCAGCTTCTGCAGGCCACCCGGTTCCTCCACTCGGGGCACGTTGTGCACCGGGACCAGAAG CCGTCCAATGTGCTCCTGGATGCCAACTGCACAGtgaagctgtgtgactttggtctGGCCCGCTCCCTGGGCGACCTCCCTGAGGGGCCTGAAGACCAGGCCTTGACAGAGTACGTGGCCACACGCTGGTACCGAGCTCCGGAGGTGCTGCTGTCTTCACACCG GTACACCCTTGGGGTGGACATGTGGAGTCTGGGCTGTATCCTGGGGGAGATGCTGCGGGGGAGGCCCCTGTTTCCGGGCACGTCCACCCTCCACCAGCTGGAGCTGATCCTGGAGACCATCCCACCGCCATCCAAGGAGG ACCTCCTGGCTCTTGGCTCAGGCTGCCGTGCCTCTGTGCTGCACCGCCTGGGGTCCCG GCCACGACAGACGCTGGACGCCCTCCTACCGCCAGACACTTCCCCAGAGGCCTTGGACCTCCTTAGGCGACTCCTGGTGTTCACCCCAGACAAGCGGTTAAGCGCCACCCAGGCACTGCAGCACCCCTACGTGCAGAG GTTCCACTGCCCCAGTGATGAGTGGGCACGAAAGGTACATGTGCAGCTCCGGGCACTCGAAGGGGTCCAGCTCTCTGCGCCTGAGTACCGCAGCCGCGTCTATCAG ATGATCCTGGAGTGCAAAGGCAGCAACGGCACCTCAAGAGAGAAGGGCCTGGAGGGTGTCTCCCCGTCCCAGGCACACCTGCACAAACCCAGAGCTGACCCGCAGCTGCCTTCTGGGACACCTGTGCAGGGCCCCAGACCCAGGCCTCAGAGTAGCCCAAGCCACGACCCCCCCGAGCACG AGTTCCCCCGTGCAGCCAAGAGCACTCCCAGGCAGAACTCCGCTCCCACGCTCCAACCTGCACTCCTAGGGAGTGGGGAAAGGCCCCCCGGGGCGAAGGAAGAGCCCCCCTTGACATTCTTGCTG GAGAAGCCAGGCCGGAGGGGAGCTGCGCCTTCCCTGACCTCACAGGCTGCAGCTCAG GTCCCTCCCCGGTGTCCTCCGGAGGCCCGGCCCGGCCGGAGGATGTTCAGCACCTCTGCCTTGCAGGGTGCCCAGGGGGCCGCCAGGGCTCTGCTTGGAGGCTACTCCCAAGCCTATGGGACTGTCTGCCACTCGGCACTGGGCCACCTGCCCCTGCTGGAGAGGCACCGTGTATGA
- the MAPK15 gene encoding mitogen-activated protein kinase 15 isoform X6, whose protein sequence is MCSAVDPRIVRRYLLRRQLGQGAYGIVWKAVDRRTGEVVAIKKIFDAFRDKTDAQDRSFLLAPPTHTPVFLSLQRTFREIMLLQEFGDHPNIISLLDVIRAENDRDIYLVFEFMDTDLNAVIRKGGLLQDVHVRSIFYQLLQATRFLHSGHVVHRDQKPSNVLLDANCTVKLCDFGLARSLGDLPEGPEDQALTEYVATRWYRAPEVLLSSHRYTLGVDMWSLGCILGEMLRGRPLFPGTSTLHQLELILETIPPPSKEDLLALGSGCRASVLHRLGSRPRQTLDALLPPDTSPEALDLLRRLLVFTPDKRLSATQALQHPYVQRFHCPSDEWARKVHVQLRALEGVQLSAPEYRSRVYQMILECKGSNGTSREKGLEGVSPSQAHLHKPRADPQLPSGTPVQGPRPRPQSSPSHDPPEHEFPRAAKSTPRQNSAPTLQPALLGSGERPPGAKEEPPLTFLLEKPGRRGAAPSLTSQAAAQVTNQALIRGDWNRGGGVRVASTQQVPPRCPPEARPGRRMFSTSALQGAQGAARALLGGYSQAYGTVCHSALGHLPLLERHRV, encoded by the exons ATGTGCAGCGCAGTGGACCCTCGCATCGTCCGGAGATACCTACTCAGGCGGCAGCTCGGGCAAGGG GCCTACGGCATTGTGTGGAAGGCAGTGGACCGAAGGACTGGTGAGGTCGTGGCCATCAAGAAAATCTTTGATGCTTTTAGGGATAAGACAGATGCCCAG GACAGGAGCTTCCTTCTTGCTCCGCCCACCCACACACCTGTGTTTCTGTCTCTTCAGAGAACATTCCGGGAAATCATGCTCCTCCAG GAGTTTGGGGACCATCCCAATATCATCAGCCTCCTTGATGTGATCCGGGCAGAGAACGATAGGGACATTTACCTGGTGTTTGAGTTTATGG ACACTGACCTCAACGCAGTCATCCGGAAGGGCGGGCTGCTGCAGGACGTCCACGTGCGCTCCATCTTCTACCAGCTTCTGCAGGCCACCCGGTTCCTCCACTCGGGGCACGTTGTGCACCGGGACCAGAAG CCGTCCAATGTGCTCCTGGATGCCAACTGCACAGtgaagctgtgtgactttggtctGGCCCGCTCCCTGGGCGACCTCCCTGAGGGGCCTGAAGACCAGGCCTTGACAGAGTACGTGGCCACACGCTGGTACCGAGCTCCGGAGGTGCTGCTGTCTTCACACCG GTACACCCTTGGGGTGGACATGTGGAGTCTGGGCTGTATCCTGGGGGAGATGCTGCGGGGGAGGCCCCTGTTTCCGGGCACGTCCACCCTCCACCAGCTGGAGCTGATCCTGGAGACCATCCCACCGCCATCCAAGGAGG ACCTCCTGGCTCTTGGCTCAGGCTGCCGTGCCTCTGTGCTGCACCGCCTGGGGTCCCG GCCACGACAGACGCTGGACGCCCTCCTACCGCCAGACACTTCCCCAGAGGCCTTGGACCTCCTTAGGCGACTCCTGGTGTTCACCCCAGACAAGCGGTTAAGCGCCACCCAGGCACTGCAGCACCCCTACGTGCAGAG GTTCCACTGCCCCAGTGATGAGTGGGCACGAAAGGTACATGTGCAGCTCCGGGCACTCGAAGGGGTCCAGCTCTCTGCGCCTGAGTACCGCAGCCGCGTCTATCAG ATGATCCTGGAGTGCAAAGGCAGCAACGGCACCTCAAGAGAGAAGGGCCTGGAGGGTGTCTCCCCGTCCCAGGCACACCTGCACAAACCCAGAGCTGACCCGCAGCTGCCTTCTGGGACACCTGTGCAGGGCCCCAGACCCAGGCCTCAGAGTAGCCCAAGCCACGACCCCCCCGAGCACG AGTTCCCCCGTGCAGCCAAGAGCACTCCCAGGCAGAACTCCGCTCCCACGCTCCAACCTGCACTCCTAGGGAGTGGGGAAAGGCCCCCCGGGGCGAAGGAAGAGCCCCCCTTGACATTCTTGCTG GAGAAGCCAGGCCGGAGGGGAGCTGCGCCTTCCCTGACCTCACAGGCTGCAGCTCAGGTGACCAACCAGGCTCTGATCCGGGGTGACTGGAACCGGGGTGGTGGGGTGAGGGTGGCCAGCACACAACAG GTCCCTCCCCGGTGTCCTCCGGAGGCCCGGCCCGGCCGGAGGATGTTCAGCACCTCTGCCTTGCAGGGTGCCCAGGGGGCCGCCAGGGCTCTGCTTGGAGGCTACTCCCAAGCCTATGGGACTGTCTGCCACTCGGCACTGGGCCACCTGCCCCTGCTGGAGAGGCACCGTGTATGA
- the MAPK15 gene encoding mitogen-activated protein kinase 15 isoform X7, with protein MCSAVDPRIVRRYLLRRQLGQGAYGIVWKAVDRRTGEVVAIKKIFDAFRDKTDAQRTFREIMLLQEFGDHPNIISLLDVIRAENDRDIYLVFEFMDTDLNAVIRKGGLLQDVHVRSIFYQLLQATRFLHSGHVVHRDQKPSNVLLDANCTVKLCDFGLARSLGDLPEGPEDQALTEYVATRWYRAPEVLLSSHRYTLGVDMWSLGCILGEMLRGRPLFPGTSTLHQLELILETIPPPSKEDLLALGSGCRASVLHRLGSRPRQTLDALLPPDTSPEALDLLRRLLVFTPDKRLSATQALQHPYVQRFHCPSDEWARKVHVQLRALEGVQLSAPEYRSRVYQMILECKGSNGTSREKGLEGVSPSQAHLHKPRADPQLPSGTPVQGPRPRPQSSPSHDPPEHEFPRAAKSTPRQNSAPTLQPALLGSGERPPGAKEEPPLTFLLEKPGRRGAAPSLTSQAAAQVTNQALIRGDWNRGGGVRVASTQQVPPRCPPEARPGRRMFSTSALQGAQGAARALLGGYSQAYGTVCHSALGHLPLLERHRV; from the exons ATGTGCAGCGCAGTGGACCCTCGCATCGTCCGGAGATACCTACTCAGGCGGCAGCTCGGGCAAGGG GCCTACGGCATTGTGTGGAAGGCAGTGGACCGAAGGACTGGTGAGGTCGTGGCCATCAAGAAAATCTTTGATGCTTTTAGGGATAAGACAGATGCCCAG AGAACATTCCGGGAAATCATGCTCCTCCAG GAGTTTGGGGACCATCCCAATATCATCAGCCTCCTTGATGTGATCCGGGCAGAGAACGATAGGGACATTTACCTGGTGTTTGAGTTTATGG ACACTGACCTCAACGCAGTCATCCGGAAGGGCGGGCTGCTGCAGGACGTCCACGTGCGCTCCATCTTCTACCAGCTTCTGCAGGCCACCCGGTTCCTCCACTCGGGGCACGTTGTGCACCGGGACCAGAAG CCGTCCAATGTGCTCCTGGATGCCAACTGCACAGtgaagctgtgtgactttggtctGGCCCGCTCCCTGGGCGACCTCCCTGAGGGGCCTGAAGACCAGGCCTTGACAGAGTACGTGGCCACACGCTGGTACCGAGCTCCGGAGGTGCTGCTGTCTTCACACCG GTACACCCTTGGGGTGGACATGTGGAGTCTGGGCTGTATCCTGGGGGAGATGCTGCGGGGGAGGCCCCTGTTTCCGGGCACGTCCACCCTCCACCAGCTGGAGCTGATCCTGGAGACCATCCCACCGCCATCCAAGGAGG ACCTCCTGGCTCTTGGCTCAGGCTGCCGTGCCTCTGTGCTGCACCGCCTGGGGTCCCG GCCACGACAGACGCTGGACGCCCTCCTACCGCCAGACACTTCCCCAGAGGCCTTGGACCTCCTTAGGCGACTCCTGGTGTTCACCCCAGACAAGCGGTTAAGCGCCACCCAGGCACTGCAGCACCCCTACGTGCAGAG GTTCCACTGCCCCAGTGATGAGTGGGCACGAAAGGTACATGTGCAGCTCCGGGCACTCGAAGGGGTCCAGCTCTCTGCGCCTGAGTACCGCAGCCGCGTCTATCAG ATGATCCTGGAGTGCAAAGGCAGCAACGGCACCTCAAGAGAGAAGGGCCTGGAGGGTGTCTCCCCGTCCCAGGCACACCTGCACAAACCCAGAGCTGACCCGCAGCTGCCTTCTGGGACACCTGTGCAGGGCCCCAGACCCAGGCCTCAGAGTAGCCCAAGCCACGACCCCCCCGAGCACG AGTTCCCCCGTGCAGCCAAGAGCACTCCCAGGCAGAACTCCGCTCCCACGCTCCAACCTGCACTCCTAGGGAGTGGGGAAAGGCCCCCCGGGGCGAAGGAAGAGCCCCCCTTGACATTCTTGCTG GAGAAGCCAGGCCGGAGGGGAGCTGCGCCTTCCCTGACCTCACAGGCTGCAGCTCAGGTGACCAACCAGGCTCTGATCCGGGGTGACTGGAACCGGGGTGGTGGGGTGAGGGTGGCCAGCACACAACAG GTCCCTCCCCGGTGTCCTCCGGAGGCCCGGCCCGGCCGGAGGATGTTCAGCACCTCTGCCTTGCAGGGTGCCCAGGGGGCCGCCAGGGCTCTGCTTGGAGGCTACTCCCAAGCCTATGGGACTGTCTGCCACTCGGCACTGGGCCACCTGCCCCTGCTGGAGAGGCACCGTGTATGA
- the MAPK15 gene encoding mitogen-activated protein kinase 15 isoform X3, with amino-acid sequence MGWAQSEGQSLLYPCACVSMWACVCVRGRVGGVPGCHGEGRKSLPGSAESKCVAPVQGCVCHWIGDGERQAYGIVWKAVDRRTGEVVAIKKIFDAFRDKTDAQRTFREIMLLQEFGDHPNIISLLDVIRAENDRDIYLVFEFMDTDLNAVIRKGGLLQDVHVRSIFYQLLQATRFLHSGHVVHRDQKPSNVLLDANCTVKLCDFGLARSLGDLPEGPEDQALTEYVATRWYRAPEVLLSSHRYTLGVDMWSLGCILGEMLRGRPLFPGTSTLHQLELILETIPPPSKEDLLALGSGCRASVLHRLGSRPRQTLDALLPPDTSPEALDLLRRLLVFTPDKRLSATQALQHPYVQRFHCPSDEWARKVHVQLRALEGVQLSAPEYRSRVYQMILECKGSNGTSREKGLEGVSPSQAHLHKPRADPQLPSGTPVQGPRPRPQSSPSHDPPEHEFPRAAKSTPRQNSAPTLQPALLGSGERPPGAKEEPPLTFLLEKPGRRGAAPSLTSQAAAQVTNQALIRGDWNRGGGVRVASTQQVPPRCPPEARPGRRMFSTSALQGAQGAARALLGGYSQAYGTVCHSALGHLPLLERHRV; translated from the exons ATGGGGTGGGCGCAGAGCGAAGGCCAGAGCCTTCTGTATCCGTGTGCGTGTGTGAGCATgtgggcctgtgtgtgtgtgcgtgggcGGGTGGGGGGTGTTCCAGGGTgccatggggaggggaggaagagccTTCCAGGCAGTGCAGAGAGCAAGTGCGTAGCCCCAGTGCAGGGTTGTGTGTGCCACTGGATAGGAGACGGAGAGAGACAG GCCTACGGCATTGTGTGGAAGGCAGTGGACCGAAGGACTGGTGAGGTCGTGGCCATCAAGAAAATCTTTGATGCTTTTAGGGATAAGACAGATGCCCAG AGAACATTCCGGGAAATCATGCTCCTCCAG GAGTTTGGGGACCATCCCAATATCATCAGCCTCCTTGATGTGATCCGGGCAGAGAACGATAGGGACATTTACCTGGTGTTTGAGTTTATGG ACACTGACCTCAACGCAGTCATCCGGAAGGGCGGGCTGCTGCAGGACGTCCACGTGCGCTCCATCTTCTACCAGCTTCTGCAGGCCACCCGGTTCCTCCACTCGGGGCACGTTGTGCACCGGGACCAGAAG CCGTCCAATGTGCTCCTGGATGCCAACTGCACAGtgaagctgtgtgactttggtctGGCCCGCTCCCTGGGCGACCTCCCTGAGGGGCCTGAAGACCAGGCCTTGACAGAGTACGTGGCCACACGCTGGTACCGAGCTCCGGAGGTGCTGCTGTCTTCACACCG GTACACCCTTGGGGTGGACATGTGGAGTCTGGGCTGTATCCTGGGGGAGATGCTGCGGGGGAGGCCCCTGTTTCCGGGCACGTCCACCCTCCACCAGCTGGAGCTGATCCTGGAGACCATCCCACCGCCATCCAAGGAGG ACCTCCTGGCTCTTGGCTCAGGCTGCCGTGCCTCTGTGCTGCACCGCCTGGGGTCCCG GCCACGACAGACGCTGGACGCCCTCCTACCGCCAGACACTTCCCCAGAGGCCTTGGACCTCCTTAGGCGACTCCTGGTGTTCACCCCAGACAAGCGGTTAAGCGCCACCCAGGCACTGCAGCACCCCTACGTGCAGAG GTTCCACTGCCCCAGTGATGAGTGGGCACGAAAGGTACATGTGCAGCTCCGGGCACTCGAAGGGGTCCAGCTCTCTGCGCCTGAGTACCGCAGCCGCGTCTATCAG ATGATCCTGGAGTGCAAAGGCAGCAACGGCACCTCAAGAGAGAAGGGCCTGGAGGGTGTCTCCCCGTCCCAGGCACACCTGCACAAACCCAGAGCTGACCCGCAGCTGCCTTCTGGGACACCTGTGCAGGGCCCCAGACCCAGGCCTCAGAGTAGCCCAAGCCACGACCCCCCCGAGCACG AGTTCCCCCGTGCAGCCAAGAGCACTCCCAGGCAGAACTCCGCTCCCACGCTCCAACCTGCACTCCTAGGGAGTGGGGAAAGGCCCCCCGGGGCGAAGGAAGAGCCCCCCTTGACATTCTTGCTG GAGAAGCCAGGCCGGAGGGGAGCTGCGCCTTCCCTGACCTCACAGGCTGCAGCTCAGGTGACCAACCAGGCTCTGATCCGGGGTGACTGGAACCGGGGTGGTGGGGTGAGGGTGGCCAGCACACAACAG GTCCCTCCCCGGTGTCCTCCGGAGGCCCGGCCCGGCCGGAGGATGTTCAGCACCTCTGCCTTGCAGGGTGCCCAGGGGGCCGCCAGGGCTCTGCTTGGAGGCTACTCCCAAGCCTATGGGACTGTCTGCCACTCGGCACTGGGCCACCTGCCCCTGCTGGAGAGGCACCGTGTATGA
- the MAPK15 gene encoding mitogen-activated protein kinase 15 isoform X2, with protein sequence MGWAQSEGQSLLYPCACVSMWACVCVRGRVGGVPGCHGEGRKSLPGSAESKCVAPVQGCVCHWIGDGERQAYGIVWKAVDRRTGEVVAIKKIFDAFRDKTDAQDRSFLLAPPTHTPVFLSLQRTFREIMLLQEFGDHPNIISLLDVIRAENDRDIYLVFEFMDTDLNAVIRKGGLLQDVHVRSIFYQLLQATRFLHSGHVVHRDQKPSNVLLDANCTVKLCDFGLARSLGDLPEGPEDQALTEYVATRWYRAPEVLLSSHRYTLGVDMWSLGCILGEMLRGRPLFPGTSTLHQLELILETIPPPSKEDLLALGSGCRASVLHRLGSRPRQTLDALLPPDTSPEALDLLRRLLVFTPDKRLSATQALQHPYVQRFHCPSDEWARKVHVQLRALEGVQLSAPEYRSRVYQMILECKGSNGTSREKGLEGVSPSQAHLHKPRADPQLPSGTPVQGPRPRPQSSPSHDPPEHEFPRAAKSTPRQNSAPTLQPALLGSGERPPGAKEEPPLTFLLEKPGRRGAAPSLTSQAAAQVTNQALIRGDWNRGGGVRVASTQQATLKFQGARLGLLGGADEGPAPAPVISSNKVMSAPNLSSHRSFPPL encoded by the exons ATGGGGTGGGCGCAGAGCGAAGGCCAGAGCCTTCTGTATCCGTGTGCGTGTGTGAGCATgtgggcctgtgtgtgtgtgcgtgggcGGGTGGGGGGTGTTCCAGGGTgccatggggaggggaggaagagccTTCCAGGCAGTGCAGAGAGCAAGTGCGTAGCCCCAGTGCAGGGTTGTGTGTGCCACTGGATAGGAGACGGAGAGAGACAG GCCTACGGCATTGTGTGGAAGGCAGTGGACCGAAGGACTGGTGAGGTCGTGGCCATCAAGAAAATCTTTGATGCTTTTAGGGATAAGACAGATGCCCAG GACAGGAGCTTCCTTCTTGCTCCGCCCACCCACACACCTGTGTTTCTGTCTCTTCAGAGAACATTCCGGGAAATCATGCTCCTCCAG GAGTTTGGGGACCATCCCAATATCATCAGCCTCCTTGATGTGATCCGGGCAGAGAACGATAGGGACATTTACCTGGTGTTTGAGTTTATGG ACACTGACCTCAACGCAGTCATCCGGAAGGGCGGGCTGCTGCAGGACGTCCACGTGCGCTCCATCTTCTACCAGCTTCTGCAGGCCACCCGGTTCCTCCACTCGGGGCACGTTGTGCACCGGGACCAGAAG CCGTCCAATGTGCTCCTGGATGCCAACTGCACAGtgaagctgtgtgactttggtctGGCCCGCTCCCTGGGCGACCTCCCTGAGGGGCCTGAAGACCAGGCCTTGACAGAGTACGTGGCCACACGCTGGTACCGAGCTCCGGAGGTGCTGCTGTCTTCACACCG GTACACCCTTGGGGTGGACATGTGGAGTCTGGGCTGTATCCTGGGGGAGATGCTGCGGGGGAGGCCCCTGTTTCCGGGCACGTCCACCCTCCACCAGCTGGAGCTGATCCTGGAGACCATCCCACCGCCATCCAAGGAGG ACCTCCTGGCTCTTGGCTCAGGCTGCCGTGCCTCTGTGCTGCACCGCCTGGGGTCCCG GCCACGACAGACGCTGGACGCCCTCCTACCGCCAGACACTTCCCCAGAGGCCTTGGACCTCCTTAGGCGACTCCTGGTGTTCACCCCAGACAAGCGGTTAAGCGCCACCCAGGCACTGCAGCACCCCTACGTGCAGAG GTTCCACTGCCCCAGTGATGAGTGGGCACGAAAGGTACATGTGCAGCTCCGGGCACTCGAAGGGGTCCAGCTCTCTGCGCCTGAGTACCGCAGCCGCGTCTATCAG ATGATCCTGGAGTGCAAAGGCAGCAACGGCACCTCAAGAGAGAAGGGCCTGGAGGGTGTCTCCCCGTCCCAGGCACACCTGCACAAACCCAGAGCTGACCCGCAGCTGCCTTCTGGGACACCTGTGCAGGGCCCCAGACCCAGGCCTCAGAGTAGCCCAAGCCACGACCCCCCCGAGCACG AGTTCCCCCGTGCAGCCAAGAGCACTCCCAGGCAGAACTCCGCTCCCACGCTCCAACCTGCACTCCTAGGGAGTGGGGAAAGGCCCCCCGGGGCGAAGGAAGAGCCCCCCTTGACATTCTTGCTG GAGAAGCCAGGCCGGAGGGGAGCTGCGCCTTCCCTGACCTCACAGGCTGCAGCTCAGGTGACCAACCAGGCTCTGATCCGGGGTGACTGGAACCGGGGTGGTGGGGTGAGGGTGGCCAGCACACAACAG GCCACGTTGAAGTTCCAGGGAGCTCGCCTGGGTCTCCTCGGGGGAGCAGatgagggccctgccccagccccagtgaTTTCCTCCAATAAAGTCATGTCTGCCCCCAATCTGAGCAGCCATcgttccttccctcccctctga